From one Methanobrevibacter woesei genomic stretch:
- the cfbD gene encoding Ni-sirohydrochlorin a,c-diamide reductive cyclase catalytic subunit, translating into MHPRPSPIAASLYTLRDMDVDVIIMHGPHGCCFRTGRLLESDGVRVLTTSMAENDFILGAGEKLENTLIKAYDMFNPKLMGVVGTCASMIIGEDLKEAISNADLDCTVIPVESHGGFGEGDNTEGAIMVLDSAVECGVIPSDEAERQIKMLKKATEIEKTRGMAQGEYIKPNFGDNKEEVAKKLVSAIKEGKKVAFVLNAKKETSYLFADIVNFDYADVNGDNEPIVVANLDENIGLTRIRNHAKNIKNQLESTNVNVDCITGGLDEYPETGKIAAEYLKDKDLDMIVVFGVPHAFPVEDFDAETIAITDGPRLVEPLRKLGYDNVVAELDAHSKTLGTNEIVYSDFGSMIRSVIDWNK; encoded by the coding sequence ATGCATCCAAGACCAAGTCCAATAGCTGCATCACTTTATACATTGAGAGACATGGATGTAGATGTTATTATCATGCATGGGCCTCATGGCTGCTGTTTTAGAACTGGAAGACTTCTTGAAAGTGATGGTGTTCGTGTATTAACTACATCAATGGCTGAAAATGATTTTATTTTAGGTGCTGGAGAAAAACTTGAGAATACACTAATTAAAGCTTATGATATGTTCAATCCAAAACTCATGGGTGTTGTTGGAACTTGTGCAAGTATGATTATTGGTGAAGATTTGAAAGAAGCAATATCCAATGCTGATTTAGATTGTACTGTTATTCCTGTTGAGTCTCATGGTGGTTTTGGTGAAGGTGATAACACTGAGGGAGCTATTATGGTTCTTGATTCTGCTGTTGAATGTGGTGTTATTCCTTCTGATGAAGCTGAAAGACAAATTAAAATGCTTAAAAAAGCAACTGAAATAGAAAAAACTCGTGGAATGGCTCAAGGTGAATATATTAAACCTAATTTTGGAGATAATAAAGAAGAAGTAGCTAAAAAATTGGTTTCAGCTATTAAAGAAGGTAAAAAAGTTGCTTTTGTATTAAATGCTAAAAAGGAAACTTCTTACTTGTTTGCAGATATTGTAAACTTTGATTATGCAGATGTTAATGGGGATAATGAGCCTATTGTTGTAGCTAATCTAGATGAAAATATTGGTCTTACAAGAATTAGAAATCATGCAAAAAATATTAAAAATCAATTAGAGAGCACAAATGTTAATGTGGACTGTATTACTGGTGGATTGGATGAATATCCAGAAACAGGTAAAATTGCAGCAGAGTATCTTAAAGATAAAGATTTAGACATGATTGTTGTATTTGGAGTACCTCATGCATTTCCTGTAGAAGATTTTGATGCTGAAACAATAGCTATTACTGATGGGCCTCGTTTAGTGGAACCTTTAAGGAAATTAGGTTATGATAATGTTGTTGCAGAATTAGATGCACATTCTAAAACATTAGGTACAAATGAAATTGTATATTCTGATTTTGGTTCTATGATTCGCTCTGTTATTGATTGGAATAAATAA
- the hisH gene encoding imidazole glycerol phosphate synthase subunit HisH, with protein sequence MITIIDYKSGNLRSISNGFKKLNCDVEITDDVEKIANAKHLVLPGVGAFGTAMKNIEPFKDVIYEHVEEDKPFLGICLGQQVLMSSSEETENVKGLDLFKGDVKLLPPGRKIPHMGWNKLHVINQDNPILKGIDGEFFYFVHSYHVVPDDEEIIAATCDYGFDVVAALSRNNLFSTQFHPEKSGKPGLKILKNFINLEVK encoded by the coding sequence ATGATAACTATTATTGATTATAAAAGTGGTAATCTTAGAAGTATTTCAAATGGTTTTAAAAAGTTAAACTGTGATGTAGAAATCACTGATGATGTTGAAAAAATAGCTAATGCTAAACATTTAGTTCTTCCAGGTGTTGGAGCTTTTGGAACAGCTATGAAAAATATTGAACCCTTTAAAGATGTAATCTATGAACATGTTGAGGAGGATAAACCTTTTTTAGGAATTTGTCTTGGTCAACAGGTATTAATGAGTTCTAGTGAAGAAACAGAGAATGTTAAAGGGCTTGATTTATTTAAGGGTGATGTAAAATTATTGCCTCCTGGTCGTAAAATACCTCATATGGGTTGGAATAAGTTGCATGTTATAAATCAAGACAATCCTATTTTAAAGGGTATTGATGGTGAATTTTTCTATTTTGTACACTCTTATCATGTAGTTCCAGATGATGAAGAAATAATAGCTGCAACTTGTGATTATGGCTTTGATGTAGTTGCGGCATTAAGTAGAAATAATCTTTTTTCAACACAATTCCACCCAGAAAAAAGTGGTAAGCCTGGATTAAAAATATTAAAGAATTTTATTAATTTAGAAGTGAAATAA
- a CDS encoding AIR synthase-related protein: MDMEGYVRQRLDSYNENDLKDLLSQRIREYKNISQDKSLLMAESVIDEVKTTLNLKNADDSFLKEITEVPKADIAMGEMGVGSRGAGDFFVHRKIAEIVSSTNTSSLVNPSEQDDGGVVKANSPNDELYITTAVDGIHSRLSEYPFLGGFHVTRATLRDICVMGADPVSILSDVHLADDGDVGKIFDFTAGVAAVSELVDVPIVAGSTLRVGGDMVLGDRFVSAVGSVGVSNYPPTARKGATDGDIILLTEGSGGGTITTTALYNGFFDVIWDTLNVNFVQASHALFEADLIKDIHAITDVTNGGLRGDAHEISNTTGVGLEFYEEKIRKMVAPNVLNMLEKLDIDPLGVSTDSLMLIVPPEIVDDVKNAVSSAGVDISEIGVVNTSGEPILIKEDGSSDKLVPLFREAAYTKIKKLVGETTPEDFEIMKEKVQKASDNAICKKEKVINHIRGN; this comes from the coding sequence ATGGATATGGAAGGTTATGTTAGACAAAGGTTAGATAGTTATAATGAAAATGATTTAAAAGACCTTTTGTCTCAAAGAATTAGAGAATATAAAAATATTTCTCAGGATAAATCTCTATTAATGGCGGAAAGTGTTATTGATGAGGTTAAAACCACTTTAAATTTGAAAAATGCTGATGATTCATTTTTAAAAGAAATAACTGAAGTTCCAAAAGCAGATATTGCAATGGGAGAAATGGGAGTAGGATCCCGTGGAGCTGGTGATTTTTTTGTCCACAGAAAAATAGCAGAAATTGTTTCAAGTACAAATACTTCTTCTCTTGTAAATCCATCTGAACAAGATGATGGTGGTGTAGTTAAAGCTAACAGCCCTAATGATGAGTTATATATAACAACAGCAGTTGATGGAATTCATTCTCGTTTAAGCGAATATCCATTTTTAGGTGGTTTTCATGTAACAAGAGCCACTTTAAGAGATATTTGCGTAATGGGTGCAGACCCTGTTTCTATTTTAAGTGATGTTCATTTAGCAGATGATGGGGATGTTGGAAAAATATTTGATTTTACTGCTGGTGTAGCAGCTGTTTCTGAGCTTGTAGATGTTCCTATTGTTGCAGGAAGTACCTTACGTGTTGGTGGAGACATGGTTTTAGGTGATAGGTTTGTTTCTGCTGTAGGCAGTGTAGGTGTATCCAATTATCCTCCAACTGCAAGAAAAGGAGCTACTGATGGAGATATTATCTTATTAACAGAAGGCTCTGGTGGAGGAACTATTACTACAACTGCATTATATAATGGATTTTTTGATGTTATATGGGACACTTTAAATGTTAATTTTGTTCAAGCTTCACATGCTCTCTTTGAAGCTGATTTAATTAAAGATATTCATGCAATAACTGATGTGACTAATGGAGGTCTTCGTGGAGATGCTCATGAAATATCAAATACAACTGGTGTTGGATTAGAATTTTATGAAGAAAAAATTAGAAAAATGGTTGCTCCAAATGTATTAAATATGTTGGAGAAATTGGATATTGACCCATTAGGTGTGTCTACTGATTCTTTAATGTTGATTGTGCCTCCAGAAATTGTAGATGATGTTAAAAATGCTGTTTCTAGTGCAGGTGTAGATATATCTGAAATTGGTGTTGTTAATACTTCTGGTGAGCCGATTTTAATTAAGGAAGATGGAAGTAGTGACAAATTAGTCCCATTATTTAGAGAAGCAGCATATACAAAAATTAAGAAGTTAGTTGGTGAAACAACTCCTGAAGACTTTGAAATTATGAAAGAAAAAGTTCAGAAAGCTTCAGACAATGCTATTTGCAAAAAAGAAAAAGTGATTAATCATATTCGTGGAAATTAA
- the truD gene encoding tRNA pseudouridine(13) synthase TruD, with amino-acid sequence MLNANTYVTKEEGIGGTIRNQYEDFYVEEIPDLIPTGEGPNVWIWIEKIGRTTLDVVLDIARDLHIDRKRMGFAGMKDKKARTRQWICISNMDSDEQFEQVKALSGQIYKTDFLKVIRGRKKLRMGQLKGNKFRILIRDIEDVEKSAEIASDILKQLEVTGVPNYFGWQRFGKPRTNTHLVGEALVENDLKKAVGRYIGNPTEEEHEENQKARKAYDDGDLEKSLELMGKGMRYEKMMIRELIKDSKKGELTDKSYKNALHALPKPLQRMFVHAYQSFLFNAAVSKRVEMGINKYIEGDIIINNEERIVRDKTPEEYQELIDTFQVNPTSPLYGTKVPFAGGKVGEMEKSILDNYGLSKEDFEVPKMPRLGSHGLRRSMRFQVWDTSAIATDEGVLTEFSINKGSYATAVLREVMKKDVV; translated from the coding sequence ATGTTAAATGCTAATACCTACGTTACTAAAGAAGAAGGAATTGGGGGAACTATTAGAAATCAATATGAAGATTTTTATGTTGAAGAAATTCCTGATTTAATTCCAACTGGTGAAGGTCCAAATGTTTGGATTTGGATTGAAAAGATAGGTAGAACTACCTTGGATGTTGTTTTAGATATAGCCAGGGATTTACACATTGATAGGAAAAGAATGGGCTTTGCAGGGATGAAAGATAAAAAAGCTCGTACTCGTCAATGGATTTGTATATCTAATATGGATTCTGATGAACAATTTGAGCAAGTTAAAGCTTTAAGTGGTCAAATTTATAAAACTGATTTTTTAAAAGTTATTCGTGGTAGAAAAAAACTTAGAATGGGCCAACTTAAAGGAAATAAATTCAGAATCCTTATTCGTGATATTGAGGATGTAGAAAAAAGTGCAGAGATAGCTAGTGATATTTTAAAGCAATTGGAAGTTACTGGTGTTCCTAATTACTTTGGCTGGCAAAGGTTTGGTAAGCCAAGAACAAATACTCATTTAGTTGGTGAAGCTTTAGTTGAAAATGATTTAAAAAAGGCTGTTGGAAGATATATTGGAAATCCAACTGAAGAAGAGCATGAAGAAAATCAGAAAGCACGTAAAGCCTATGATGATGGAGATTTAGAGAAATCTTTAGAACTTATGGGTAAAGGAATGCGTTATGAAAAAATGATGATTAGGGAGTTAATTAAAGATTCTAAAAAAGGTGAATTAACAGATAAATCCTATAAGAACGCATTACATGCACTTCCTAAACCTCTTCAAAGGATGTTCGTACATGCATATCAATCTTTTTTATTTAATGCTGCTGTTAGCAAAAGAGTTGAGATGGGTATTAATAAATACATTGAAGGGGATATTATTATTAACAATGAAGAAAGAATTGTTCGTGATAAAACTCCTGAAGAATATCAAGAATTAATTGATACTTTCCAAGTAAATCCTACTTCTCCATTATATGGTACTAAAGTCCCATTTGCAGGAGGTAAAGTTGGAGAAATGGAAAAAAGTATTTTAGATAATTATGGTTTATCTAAAGAAGATTTTGAAGTTCCTAAAATGCCTCGTTTAGGAAGTCATGGTTTAAGGCGTTCAATGAGGTTCCAAGTTTGGGATACATCAGCTATTGCAACTGATGAGGGAGTTTTAACAGAATTTTCAATAAATAAAGGTTCTTATGCAACAGCTGTTTTAAGAGAAGTTATGAAAAAGGATGTTGTTTAA
- a CDS encoding DUF126 domain-containing protein: MIKCKNIAKGKAQGELIVSSEPISFLGGVDPETGEVIDPNHELKGEIIKDKILFIPGGKGSTVGSYVIFQMKKNNTAPKAIICIKAEPIIVTGAIMSNIPMVDSPEDTEPLTTGTMVEVDGDEGIIKVL; this comes from the coding sequence ATGATTAAATGTAAAAATATTGCTAAAGGAAAAGCTCAAGGTGAACTAATTGTCAGTTCTGAACCTATTAGTTTTTTAGGTGGTGTAGATCCTGAAACTGGTGAAGTTATTGATCCTAATCATGAATTAAAAGGAGAAATAATTAAAGATAAAATTTTATTTATTCCTGGTGGAAAGGGTTCAACTGTTGGTTCTTATGTTATTTTCCAAATGAAGAAAAACAATACTGCTCCAAAAGCAATAATTTGTATTAAAGCTGAACCAATTATTGTTACTGGAGCAATAATGTCAAATATTCCAATGGTGGATTCTCCTGAAGATACTGAACCATTGACTACTGGAACTATGGTTGAAGTTGATGGAGATGAAGGAATAATTAAGGTTCTTTGA
- a CDS encoding metal-dependent hydrolase family protein — METLIKNINIINPYKEVEYNCSILIKDDIIAEISNSKIKTKDNVKVIDGQDNFLLPGFIDCHTHILAKGFHKEENMSNPLSIHFYNAVPHSKETIFAGVTSIRDCGSADLGVKMAQERGLFLAPKMTISITPLMCTGGHFDLFMPSGFDMEIIYPGFPKGRCDGVDEVLKKTREVKRAGADFIKVMASGGVLTTNSSPDYPQFNIEELRTIANEAGIHGKKVSAHCHSLQGIKNCVDAGFDSIEHGTFIDRNTSRKMAENGTILVPTILVHDFLYRNGFPKWDNFASEKTAKLKEIVKVHKENIAIAYEEGVKILFGTDSGVIPHGYNLEELSNLVDIGMSPSEAIASGTIEAAKFINQNDKIGSVETGKVADLIITSQNPLDDIKSLANRDNILTVFQDGIIVKN, encoded by the coding sequence ATGGAAACTTTAATTAAAAATATAAACATTATTAATCCTTATAAAGAGGTTGAATATAATTGTTCTATTTTAATTAAAGATGACATTATAGCTGAGATTTCAAATTCTAAAATTAAAACTAAAGATAATGTTAAAGTTATTGATGGTCAAGATAATTTTTTACTTCCTGGTTTTATTGACTGTCATACTCATATTTTAGCTAAAGGATTTCATAAAGAGGAAAATATGTCAAATCCTTTATCAATTCATTTTTACAATGCAGTTCCTCATTCTAAAGAAACTATTTTTGCAGGTGTAACTTCTATTAGAGATTGTGGATCTGCTGATTTGGGAGTTAAAATGGCTCAAGAGAGAGGTTTATTTTTAGCTCCAAAAATGACTATTTCTATCACTCCTTTAATGTGTACTGGGGGCCATTTTGATTTATTCATGCCATCAGGATTTGACATGGAGATAATTTATCCTGGATTTCCTAAAGGACGTTGTGATGGTGTTGATGAAGTATTAAAAAAGACACGTGAAGTTAAAAGAGCTGGTGCTGACTTTATTAAAGTTATGGCTAGTGGTGGGGTTTTAACAACAAATTCATCACCGGATTATCCTCAATTTAATATTGAAGAACTTAGAACAATAGCTAATGAAGCAGGAATTCATGGTAAAAAAGTATCTGCTCACTGTCATAGTTTACAGGGTATTAAAAATTGCGTTGATGCAGGATTTGATTCAATTGAGCATGGAACTTTTATAGATAGGAATACTTCACGTAAGATGGCTGAAAATGGAACTATTCTGGTTCCAACAATTCTTGTCCATGACTTTTTATATAGAAATGGTTTTCCAAAATGGGATAATTTTGCAAGTGAAAAAACTGCTAAATTAAAAGAAATTGTTAAAGTACATAAGGAAAATATAGCTATTGCCTATGAAGAAGGTGTAAAAATATTATTTGGAACTGATTCAGGTGTAATTCCTCATGGATATAATTTAGAAGAATTATCTAATTTAGTTGATATTGGAATGTCTCCATCTGAAGCAATAGCTAGTGGTACAATTGAAGCTGCAAAATTCATAAATCAAAATGATAAAATAGGGTCTGTAGAAACTGGAAAAGTAGCTGATTTAATTATAACTTCTCAAAATCCTTTAGATGATATTAAATCTCTTGCAAATAGGGATAATATTTTAACTGTTTTTCAAGATGGAATAATTGTCAAAAATTAA
- a CDS encoding heavy metal translocating P-type ATPase, which translates to MAKLKDMDLPIEGMHCASCVLLTNKTLSKVDGIENVEADLASNKVHLTVNPKKVSLNQIENEVKNIGFEIHTDEITLKLQGMHCASCVMNVENFLKRLDGVFEVRADLTTQTARINYDKSKVSVDDFEKVINSLGFEVLGVEGQLEVDEEALYQKDLKSKLRRIVVGLIFSVILMAIMYVKWQPFGLTTGQISLIISILPFIYVSYPILKAGISGLLHKNLNMDVMYSMGVLVAFVSSVLGTFNIVLNHSFMFYETALMLPSFLMIGRYLEARAKKSTTDSIKELIGLQPTTATLVEFDENGEVITEKDISISEIKIGDVLLVRPGDQIPADGEVVMGHSYVDESMINGEPIPNSKSIDDEVFAGTINQDNVLYIKALKIGQETVLSNIIRLVEKAQSSRPPVQKIADTAVSYFIPVVLVIAIAVFCIWYFIFDSTLLFALTTLISILVVACPCSLGLATPTAVTVGIGRAAEYGILIKNGDVLEIADKINVAAFDKTGTITEGKPEVDDIIPYGISHEEVLYYIASVEKNSTHPIAKSIIKKSKEENIELTQVSNFENITGKGLKAEIDNEIILAGNKNLLEYNDIEISDEILSQYDSLLNESKTVIFLAIAGEIKGILSLSDKIKDTSKRTIEELHKMGIKTYMLTGDNENTAKTVANAVGIDDISANVLPEDKLNIVKDLQKDENKVVFVGDGINDAPALTQADIGVAMGNGTDIAMESGDVVVMEGDLENVVAAIQFSKKVMTRIKQNIFWAFAYNSVLIPVAAGALFAAFGIMFRPELSGLAMALSSVTVISLSLALKGYVPPIKKSVPKKV; encoded by the coding sequence TTGGCAAAGCTTAAAGATATGGATTTACCTATAGAAGGAATGCATTGTGCTTCTTGTGTTTTACTTACAAATAAAACTTTAAGTAAAGTAGATGGAATTGAAAATGTAGAAGCTGATTTAGCTAGTAATAAAGTGCATTTAACTGTAAATCCTAAAAAAGTTTCCCTTAATCAAATTGAAAATGAAGTTAAAAATATTGGTTTTGAAATTCATACAGATGAAATCACCTTAAAACTTCAAGGAATGCATTGTGCTTCCTGTGTAATGAATGTTGAAAACTTTTTGAAAAGATTAGATGGTGTTTTTGAAGTTAGGGCAGATTTAACAACACAAACTGCCCGAATTAATTATGATAAATCCAAAGTTTCAGTGGATGATTTTGAAAAAGTCATAAATTCATTAGGTTTTGAAGTTTTAGGAGTTGAAGGTCAGCTTGAAGTTGATGAAGAAGCATTATATCAAAAAGATTTAAAAAGTAAGCTTAGACGTATTGTTGTTGGTTTAATTTTTTCAGTTATTTTAATGGCTATAATGTATGTTAAATGGCAACCATTTGGATTAACAACAGGCCAAATATCTTTGATTATAAGTATTTTGCCATTTATTTATGTGTCTTATCCAATTTTAAAAGCAGGAATTAGTGGATTGCTCCATAAAAATTTAAATATGGATGTAATGTATTCAATGGGTGTTTTAGTTGCCTTTGTTTCAAGTGTTTTAGGAACATTTAACATTGTATTAAATCATTCTTTCATGTTTTATGAAACAGCTTTGATGCTTCCTTCCTTTTTAATGATTGGAAGATATCTTGAAGCCAGAGCTAAAAAAAGCACAACTGACTCTATTAAAGAATTAATTGGACTTCAACCTACTACTGCGACATTGGTTGAATTTGATGAAAATGGTGAGGTTATCACAGAAAAAGATATTTCAATATCTGAAATTAAAATTGGGGATGTTCTTTTAGTTAGGCCCGGTGATCAGATTCCTGCAGATGGTGAAGTTGTCATGGGGCATTCATATGTAGATGAATCTATGATTAATGGTGAGCCAATACCTAATTCTAAATCAATAGATGATGAAGTATTTGCAGGAACTATTAATCAAGATAATGTTTTATACATCAAAGCTTTAAAAATTGGACAGGAAACCGTTCTTTCAAATATCATTAGGTTAGTTGAAAAGGCTCAAAGTTCAAGACCACCAGTTCAAAAAATTGCTGATACTGCTGTCAGTTACTTTATTCCTGTTGTTTTAGTAATAGCTATTGCAGTTTTCTGTATATGGTACTTTATATTTGATTCAACATTATTATTTGCTTTAACTACTTTAATTTCAATTTTAGTTGTTGCATGCCCATGTTCTTTAGGATTAGCTACTCCAACTGCTGTAACTGTTGGTATTGGAAGGGCTGCAGAGTATGGCATTCTTATTAAAAATGGGGATGTATTGGAAATTGCAGATAAAATCAATGTTGCAGCTTTTGATAAAACTGGAACTATTACTGAAGGAAAACCTGAAGTTGATGATATTATACCTTACGGGATTTCTCATGAAGAGGTTTTATATTATATAGCTAGTGTTGAAAAGAATTCTACTCATCCAATTGCTAAATCAATTATAAAAAAATCAAAAGAAGAGAATATTGAGTTAACACAAGTTTCTAATTTCGAAAATATAACTGGTAAAGGTCTAAAAGCTGAAATTGATAATGAAATTATTTTAGCAGGTAACAAAAATCTTTTAGAGTACAATGATATCGAAATTTCAGATGAAATTCTCTCTCAATATGATTCTCTGTTAAATGAAAGTAAAACAGTTATATTTTTAGCTATTGCCGGTGAAATTAAAGGTATTTTAAGTTTATCTGATAAAATAAAAGATACTTCTAAAAGAACCATTGAAGAACTTCATAAAATGGGAATTAAAACTTATATGTTAACTGGAGATAATGAAAATACTGCAAAAACAGTTGCAAATGCAGTGGGCATAGATGATATTAGTGCTAATGTTCTTCCAGAGGATAAATTAAATATTGTTAAAGATCTTCAAAAAGATGAAAATAAAGTTGTCTTTGTTGGAGATGGGATTAATGATGCTCCTGCATTAACACAGGCAGATATTGGTGTAGCTATGGGAAATGGTACTGATATAGCTATGGAAAGTGGGGATGTTGTTGTAATGGAAGGCGATTTAGAAAATGTAGTTGCAGCTATTCAATTTTCTAAAAAAGTAATGACTAGAATTAAACAGAATATCTTCTGGGCATTTGCATATAATTCTGTACTGATTCCAGTTGCCGCAGGTGCTTTATTTGCAGCATTTGGCATAATGTTTAGGCCTGAATTATCTGGTCTAGCTATGGCATTAAGTTCAGTAACTGTTATATCATTATCCCTAGCACTAAAAGGATATGTTCCACCAATTAAAAAGTCAGTTCCAAAAAAAGTATAA